The genomic region TGGTGAGTGGGAGGAAGGAGAGGGGAATATGTGTTAGTGGTGGTCAGGTGGTGAGGAGAAGAAGGGCGAGAGAAGGGTGGTCAGGGTGGTGAGGGTGGTGGCAGATCTGGCGGGTCGGTTGGAGAGGGTGGTGATGGAAGTTGTAGTGCGGTTGTTGTGGGTTGTGTACGGGGGTGGCGAGTGATGAGAAAAGATAAAGGCGAGTGGCGAGCAGGGGATGCCGTGCGGTGGTTGTGGCTCACCGGCTCGAGTGGAGGCTGTCTCGGTGACGGGAAAGGAGAAAGAAGGAAGGTGGTGGTGATGTGCGGTGGTTGTGGGTCACGACAGGCAGGGGGAGGAGGCACAAATGGAGGTCGGGGCCGGGGTTGGGTGGTGGTGGGTGAGTGAGGATGAggagtgaattttttttttttgattttttgaatttttgggtggttttggtttttgggagtttttagagagatgagtgGGAGGATAattgtgtgataggagagagaagtgggtggaaaaataaaggttatatagtgaaattaggggGTTGATTAGTGTGGTAGTGAGAGaaactgattaattaggattgatcccctaattttagcactaatccctcccttttccctttcaatctcaaccctccatcctatctttttaagggtcctaaagaggacttatggactcaaggattttaggtggactcacttgatccttcttctatatatatatatatatatatatatatatatatatatatatatatatatatatatatatatatatatatatatatatatatatatatagggtcggggtcaaagtgcgaaccgtacgaactaattTAAAAAAGCCAAAACCAAACTCCTCGCATATTCCCTCTCCCTTATTCTTTATGTTTTATTCATACCCCATCTTACTTTTCCTCTCCCTCTAACTTTTCATCTCCCCCATCCACCACCACCGCCCGTCGTAGCCTTCCAGTCGACATCCGTAGACGGTGTTATCCTTCGTCGGCCACGTAGACCAAGTCAGCAAGCCGCTGCTCTTCTTTTGTCGCTTCGATTTCACGTAACCAAGTTATGGATTTTCCGACTTCTATTAATTGCAGTTTTCGTCTCTAAATTTTGGATCGATTGGTACAAAAAGGAAACTGGCGAAAAACATTGCTGCATTTCCGTTTCAAGTAAGGTCTTCTAATTTGGGATTAATTTTAATTTCCTGCATTATTTTGTTAAATTGATAAGAATTGGgggttttctttgtttgttttgaatGATTCAATCAAGCTATATATCAAGTTATGGTATATTGTATAAAGCAAATTTATCAAGAAAGAATTCAACTTTGTTACTTAGATTTTTGAAGCCTACTTGTAATGGGACCCTTGGAGATGTGATTAATGTTGTACATTCAACTGGGTTTATTAGACATGAGGAAACGTGCGATTCATTGTGAGAAAACTCGGTGTATTTGGGATGATTTTAAGAGTGTATTTTTTATACAGATTAGAAATTTTGTTAATAGGTGTTTTGATCAATGGTTTTCTGCTTTCCTGTAACTTATTTTCATGATTTTTTGTTGTACTGTGAGCATTTCAAAAATATTTTCTACCCGATCTAAGGTGCTAAATATGTGTAACTAGCAAGTTAAAGGTATGTAACTAGTAATTTAAAGAAGAGTATCTAACTAgctaaagatatgtatctagtaatttaaaagagtatatctagcaacttaaaggtatgtatcttgtaacttaaaggagtgtatctaattaacttaaacgagtgtatctaACTAGATAAAAGGTATGTATCGAgtaatttaaaggagtgtatccaGAAACTTAAAagaatgtatctagtaatttggagaagtgtatctagctactTCAAGGAATGTATTtagtaacttaaaggagtgtCCTACACTGCTACTAACAGAATTATAGGCTTGAAAATCGTACTTGTAAATGATCTCTTCTAGTGTTTTTGATGGTCTTGACTCTTGAATTGTTCTCCGTTCAGTATGGATTGAATGTACGTAGTTTATAACAAACCTTGAGATCAAGCGCGTTGTTGTTCTCTACTCAACGACTCAGTAGAAGTAACCATTAAACACTTGAGACAGTGTGTCCATACATAGAGGAATACAGGATCATAGTTTCTCTAAGGTGTTACCGTTTTCTGTTAATCGCAGTTGTGACTAGTGTGAGGCAGTGTACCTGCTTGTCGGTTTATTCTCTCATGTTGCTTAAAGATAAACGCCTCATTAAATTGATATGCTGCAAGGATAGCACTTTTCATGGCTCGCTCAGTGTTCAACTTTTGAATATTGATAAGCCGACAGCTGATAATATGCCTGATAATATCAGGAATTTGTAATAGGACGACCGATTGTACAGGTCCGCTAGAGCTGTAGTTGCCATTTAATTTTCGCTATGTAAGGCCTTACACTTTTGATTTTGTTATCCTTCCTTACGGTTCCAACAAGACCCGATCAATATTCCTGTCTGAAGCATTCAGGCTGTTTTGAATAATGCAACTGTTGAGACTGACAAAATAACACGAACCAACTCATGTACCCTGTTAGTAATTTggagaagtgtatctagctactTAAAGGAATGTATGATAAATGGTTATTTTCGCACTTTGTTGCAGAATATTGTCAATTTTAACACATGTATATGAACATAAATTTAGTGGCAATTCACAAACTAATGACTGTCATTGTTTTCAGCTCGTCATGGCAAAGTAGCAAACCACCAAATACAGACCAGATCAGCTGATGAACCAATGACTGTGTCATTGTACGGCCTACCACTTACATTCTCTTATGAGATAGGCGGGGAGACATCCTTGTCAGTACGGAGAAATTCGCTCCCCAGTCACGGGGCTAGCCTCAGGCGTCTGCTCAATTGACGGGAGATATTCGTCCGCTCCAAATTATTTCATCCAATTTGTATTAACTTCAGGCTTTAATTATACTCCATACTAATTCAACTTTTATTCATTTCTAATTATACTGCATATACTTGTTCAACTCTGGTTAACGACGACTTACATCGGTCATCGACAAAAAAATAATAAACGGAAGACTAAATCTTGCTTTCGTTTGAGTAGTTAATTTATTTTCTAatttcattccttcattcatgtTCTTCATTCCTTCTATGTTACTATGTCCTAATCTGATTTTTAAATATTAtgataaaggagtgtatctagcttgcctAAGATGcgtatctaacaaggtaaagaAGTGCGTCTagcaaggtaaatgagtgtatctagcttggcagagttgtgtatctagcaaggtaaaagagtgtatctagcttgtcaaatgagtgtatctagcaaggtaaaaaagtgtatctagcttgttaAATATGTATCTAGCTTGTCaaagatgtgtatctaacaaggtaaataagtgtatctagcttgtcaaaggagtgtatctaacaaggcaaaaggagtgtatctagtttCTTAAATATGTGTATTTAacaaggtaaaagagtgtatctagcaaggtaaaatgGTCAATTGGGTCGGGTCTAGATCGGTCCATCTTAGGCATGTTATACATTTCATTTCGGGTTAATTTCGGATGTGCTTTTGTCGGCACATTTTTTGAGTTCAAAGTATTTTTGGCTGGGTTAGAAGTACAACAGGAAAATAATGCAGAAGTTTGACTGATAAATTGGCAAGTAATATTTGAGCATGGGCGAGGAAATCACCTTCTTAGCTTTGAAGGAAGATATGTAGTGTGGATTTGAAGAAAGATGGATTGCATAAATAGAAAATGGCAGGAGACCTATGTGAGTTATTCCCTTGCGGCTGCCTACTGGTTGTAAGCAGCGCATTGGAGATCGGCATAAGGTGTAAGATGGACAAGGCATAAATTTATCGCAACAACAGATTGTTTTATTAATTCTCGACAAACGGCTTCGACACCCCTCATTTTACCAAAAAACCTACTTTTGaagaaataatcatattaatttaACTGCCAATACAAAGCCATAAACAATTGCATCCGCAATACGCTCAGGACAAGCATCTACCCACACACGAGTAGTGCAATCAGGGGATGGGCTAACCGATGTGCAGCTACGATGCTACGTTGCCACTACGATTAACAAAATTAAAACTTGAACAATCAAACACTTCAGCTAACATAACGATCTCGCAAACTACATTTCCGAAATAGTTGGCTGGTACGTCATGGTTTATTGGTTTTGTAAGGTAGTGACAAGTTGTACCAAATCCGACCCCAAGATTGCAGCTCGAATACCCATCTGAATCGCCATTCTTACTCCAAACACTGCTGCATTTGCCTTCGCAATAACAAGCGCCCATCCATACTTCAGTTGTTGCACTCTAGCACGTCTAACGTTCCCCATATGATCACGAATAACAGCCATATGTTCCCTTTGCTAAATTTGGTTGACTCCCATGACAGatgtactccctcccatccagacaAAAACCGAACAAATAGCAAAGCTTTACCCTAGTAAACCATGCTCAAGAGTGGCTTTGTACTGAAAAGGTATCTCCATCCAGGCAGAAAGAGGGAACTCCGTCTGCTTTCTTTAGATATCAGCCTTCTTTGACATTAATTCAGTGAAATTCACAAACTAGCCACGGAAAATAGTTCAGATTAGTACTGCATATGAGATAAATAAAAGCATAATCATTTGATCAGTTAATTACCTGAAAGTTATCGAAAGCACTAGAAGGAAAATTATCATCGAACTCTTTCATCATATCCCATGAGCCATCTCCTACACCAACCATCACTATAGACAGGGATATCCACTGCAATTTAACACGACGAACATACAGTTCAGGAACGTAAAATATGACAATACACCACAATCTCTGTAGTATGTCAGTGAACGTGTGTGCGAAAGGGAGAGATTGAGCATAAAATTTATCTGTAGGGGAGGGTGTTTACCTTACTTGAACAATTGCCTCGACCGAATTCTGTTCTTGAGGACTGAGGTGGCCCGGGATGGTGTTGACACCCCTTGTGACCTGATGTGATACATGAGGACTTATTAATGCAAATGGCATGCTCCGAATTTCTCCCAAACATGAATTTAGGCCTATCAGGAGATTCTGGACACACTACTATGAAACGGTCTAGATACACATGTTAGTATCTCAGATACACATATCAATACTCCCGGATatacaaatcgatttgtgtatctagaGTGTTGGTATATGTATCTGGGAGTATTGACATGTGTATCAAGACAAAGTAAGTCATTTCTCAGAACTACGAAAAGAAAGGGTTGATTCAACACAAAATGACAGGGTATTGATTCATTTCTCAGAACTGCATGCGACATTACACTCGGAATGTATCAGGGTATTGATGCGTGGTTCAGGACCATGGAGGATATTTTACATCAACAAGCTTGTGTAAGCAAATGCAAATGCGCCGTGGCCAATTGGGAAAGGCTTTCAGAGTATCTATTCTGCAAAATAGAGACAGACAAGAAGGACTTAGACAGTAACCACTGACCCAACACAAAATGACCCAGACAATAGTATGAAGTTGATTGATTATACCTGGTGAGCAGAAATTGCTCCTCATGCCCTTTCCATATGCAGAAATCTCGCAGAAGATCATGGACCCGACATGTCCGAACCTGACCATCTGATCCTCTTTTGACAACTATTAGCAAGCTTCGACTAATTAGGTCCATCAGGCAACTCTCCGCGGCCTCCTCCACACTCTGATTTTCACCATCAGTTTCTTCTATCAGTCTTTCTGCAACCCACAGCGTACTTCACCAACTTGGACTTTCGAATTTCACCACCACGTATGGGTGCGGATACCAGTGCTCCACAGTAGAGAAAACACTGTTTCAGATGAATGGGTAGATGTTTATAGCTTAATTCTAGTTTATCTAAAATATCATCTTGATTTTTAACAAAGGAATCTAGATTTTTAGAAACTTTCTCCCACTCTTGTTCTTTTTGTTCTATATTCTTAAGAACTCCTGCTATCAGAACCAGTGACAGTGGAAGTCCTCCACATTTGTCGGTAATTTTCATTCCAATGTCGCGTAAATGCTCAGGGAAGCTCTTTCCACCAAATACACGCTTCTCCAATAAAATCCGGCCTTTCTCCGGGGAAATGAGATTAAGGCCAATACAAGAGTCATCAGAAGTAGCAGCATGCAAACCAACCACCTTAGACCGGCTTGTTAGCAAGATTTTATTCCGATTGTTGCCTAGCGGAAAACACATTCTCAGCTGATTCCATACTTGAATATCCCAAACATCATCTAAGACAATTAGATAATCCTTCTTTTTCATTAAAACTTGATATAGCTTTAGTGCTAAATCTTCTTCACTGAGATCTTCCGTATCTTCCCTAGGTCCTTCAATATCATTTATAATTTGTTGAATCAACCCTTTATTTTCGTAGTTTTGAGAAACATAACACCAAGCACTGCAATGAAAGGAGCGAGCAACTATTTTGTACACTTTCATGGCTAGAGTTGTCTTGCCTGAACCAGGCATCCCGACTATTGAAATGACTTGAACCAACTGTGAGCCTGTTGTAAATCACAATAATAGTCTAAATTTCTAGACTAAGCAAATGGCATGCTCCGAATTTCTCCCAAACATGAATTTAGGCCTATCAGGAGATTCTGGACACACTACTATGAAACGATCTAGATACACATGTTAGTATCTCAGATACACATATCAATACTCCCGGATatacaaatcgatttgtgtatctagaGTGTTGGTATATGTATCTGGGAGTATTGACATGTGTATCAAGACAAAGTAAGAAATGAAGCTGAGCGCGACGCTGAAGAAGCAGAACATCCCGAGTGCCATTGCTGGGGTTTTCGGGTAATAGAAATACCCATCCTCTGTTGAATACACAACCTGGTCTGCTTGCAGTACACCGTCACCATTGCAAACAAACAAATTAATGTGAATAAGTTCAAACACCCACAAATTAATGTGAATAGGATCATTAAGTTTGATTATCCGAAGCCCCAAGGCCATTGTTTTTTTCATAAACCATGTCGTCGTGATAATATGATCACAACCACCTTCAGATCGTACCAGCTCTAACCGACAGTGCCGTATCACTGGCGACACTGCACCGCACCTTGTCTCCGCCACAAACCAGACCTCCGACAAACATCATACCAACTGACCACCTGCAACTCCATTTTTGTTTAATCTCGCACCATCAAACCACCATAGCTCGGTCGAACGCGCCTCAACAACtaacataaatcttattttttttaaaacaaactGAGCGATTTAAATCATAGatctaaaaaatcaaaaaatatttTAGAAAACTAATTACACTGAAGACATTTTTGGAAGATTTCGAATAAAATTGAGTAAATAATGATTGAAAATGCACCtaattgtggtggtggtggtggtggtgcagcAAGAAGGGTGGCGACGATGCGCCGAGGAAAAGGGCTGCAGGAAGGAAGATGATCgcaagaaagaagagaaagagaaTGGAGATGATCGCTGGCGAGGTCGTCGGAGGAAGCATGGCGGTCATCTCTGGCGGCGTCAGGTGGTGGCCGTTGGCGTTGGTTGGTAGTTGATTGAGGTGAGAGAGGATAAGGAAGGTTGGGTTTCGGCTTTCGCATAAGCAGCAAATGTGTTGTTTGTTGGTTATTTTGGGTTAGTTACCTAAATTAgacagttcgtacggttcgcaccgaactttaggttcgcacagatcctatttctatatatatatatatatatatatatatatatatatatatatatatatatatatatatatatatatatatatatatatatatatatatatatatataaatacataaattaaaaaaattacattaataaaaatgcaattcttatattttcatagagagtcttattctcttctatgatatccgtcctctcctccttagctatttggaggttccgttcagcaattgctatatcgtcatatagccgcaatcgttttcgctctgtcaagccatctttttggcgtccttgagacg from Silene latifolia isolate original U9 population chromosome 3, ASM4854445v1, whole genome shotgun sequence harbors:
- the LOC141649710 gene encoding putative late blight resistance protein homolog R1B-16, which produces MKSPSMIDSCCRVDVLEDCLNEHNLEPSHLDPLEVCPTNKEGNEGDLVLRVDVKGHLGEDDSRENEFEDQINDEIESFLSSPDSFVLSSFEGSQLVQVISIVGMPGSGKTTLAMKVYKIVARSFHCSAWCYVSQNYENKGLIQQIINDIEGPREDTEDLSEEDLALKLYQVLMKKKDYLIVLDDVWDIQVWNQLRMCFPLGNNRNKILLTSRSKVVGLHAATSDDSCIGLNLISPEKGRILLEKRVFGGKSFPEHLRDIGMKITDKCGGLPLSLVLIAGVLKNIEQKEQEWEKVSKNLDSFVKNQDDILDKLELSYKHLPIHLKQCFLYCGALSVEEAAESCLMDLISRSLLIVVKRGSDGQVRTCRVHDLLRDFCIWKGHEEQFLLTRIDTLKAFPNWPRRICICLHKLVDVKYPPWS